A single Bufo bufo chromosome 6, aBufBuf1.1, whole genome shotgun sequence DNA region contains:
- the DNAJC9 gene encoding dnaJ homolog subfamily C member 9, whose translation MPKLLESCERHFGSSDLYTVLGVRKTAGEAEVRRGYHKTSLKVHPDRVAEEDKEEATLKFQVLGKVYSILSDKEQRALYDEQGIVDEESDTISQDRNWEEYWRLMFRKITVEDIKAYEEKYKGSEEERADIIQAYLDFEGDMDNIMDSVILAEIDDEPRIKDIIQKAIKKKEVPAYDIFVKESKKKRDQRKKRAHEEAAEAEAMKKEIGLGDGEDDLKALIQKRQQDREKEVDSFMAELEAKYCNNTKKGGKKSAAPKRGKK comes from the exons ATGCCCAAGCTGCTAGAGAGCTGCGAGCGCCACTTCGGCAGCTCTGACCTGTACACCGTCCTGGGGGTGAGGAAGACGGCGGGGGAAGCGGAGGTTCGCCGGGGATATCACAAAACCTCCCTAAAAGTGCATCCCGACCGGGTCGCTGAGGAGGATAAGGAAGAGGCCACCCTCAAGTTCCAG GTACTTGGAAAAGTGTATTCTATTCTCAGCGACAAGGAGCAAAGAGCTTTGTATGATGAGCAGGGGATTGTGGATGAAGAGTCCGACACCATCTCCCAAGACCGGAACTGGGAAGAGTACTGGCGCCTGATGTTTAGGAAG atcaCAGTAGAAGACATAAAAGCATATGAAGAAAAGTATAAAGGATCAGAGGAAGAACGAGCTGATATAATACAAGCATATTTGGACTTCGAAGGAGACATGGATAACATCATGGATTCTGTTATACTTGCTGAAATTGATGATGAACCCAGGATCAAGGATATTATTCAGAAAGCTATTAAAAAGAAAGAGGTTCCGGCTTATGACATCTTTGTGAAAGAATCCAAGAAGAAACGTGACCAACGCAAGAAAAGG GCTCATGAAGAAGCTGCAGAAGCTGAAGCAATGAAAAAGGAAATTGGGCTTGGTGATGGAGAGGATGACTTAAAAGCTTTGATTCAA AAGAGACAGCAGGATCGGGAAAAGGAAGTCGATAGCTTCATGGCAGAACTGGAAGCAAAGTACTGCAACAATACAAAAAAGGGAGGGAAAAAGTCTGCAGCACCAAAGAGGGGAAAAAAGTGA
- the AP5Z1 gene encoding AP-5 complex subunit zeta-1, translating into MFSSAADSLLRQARELGDEELEKFCARTRSQLLSGDVERLDSLRRLHLIVSAGRGRRKLDPALVVQMQEAVCSLQTPAQVQAVCAAILCQLCPSPLVTVSWAPTQQPRGPLFSIILAQASPSDIMELGQCICQTLEMRAPEGHSLRAFLPALLRVSGVCAESLQEEHVNIVHKKLTDWLRYATIPQVGTPAPGGFFSSQRVKQPSLISEVDGSIATDFFTVLNHSQNYTEDQWMNIQGFSTLRHWLLHYGTYGNAGSEDKSEVEGSVVSMVSASSTSSRLLPPRERLREKAFEYCLRLIEQCNRKPLKKSDADLQKACLVEAVSLIDVLCKQDVSFLYRTLPLMKILHARVCSDPSLALVLLPVAQFYLNHSEAAAVESEAVYRHLFTKVPSDMFHQPLFAFQFVRFCRTNGSFLVENVEAFRGSFPSIMKLLAWNAPSLISEFVALLPILISPESAIEMLHTLLDLPCLTAAMEVHLIVSSMEKHGLDPSVLPPSSTEAYRHPIYSTLFQYLLRNEAWNGLPPEGFIKLRQILADRNSSPRVLQCSQIVPCLLQLYVNVISKFAEGPLVNKVILTFLERSGLLYESLSFQTEVQGILSAQLPNLCHQYPSVVVELSRELLHFVSTIGNIQNKEPLFAHVVWALGEYLAVSYDKRCTVEQINRVFEVLEALLFEITQLRGSSSTPISSPRVITTLMTTLAKLASRSQDLIPRVSLYLSKMRSCVQSSAMISAYGEEDSEQILIRATELLNLLKVPSVAQFVLTPPPEVSKPNFHRDPSSSLPLAIRTSSYLLLREKTLPG; encoded by the coding sequence ATGTTCAGTTCGGCAGCGGATAGTCTGCTTCGGCAGGCCAGAGAGCTCGGGGATGAGGAGCTGGAGAAATTCTGTGCCCGGACACGGAGTCAGCTGCTCAGCGGGGACGTGGAGCGCTTAGACAGTCTGCGGAGGCTGCACCTCATCGTCTCTGCCGGTAGGGGGCGCCGCAAATTGGATCCTGCCCTGGTGGTGCAAATGCAAGAAGCTGTGTGCAGTCTACAAACCCCAGCTCAGGTGCAGGCTGTGTGTGCTGCCATCTTGTGCCAGCTGTGCCCCTCCCCATTGGTGACAGTGTCATGggcccccacacagcagccccgggGCCCTCTGTTTTCCATCATATTGGCCCAGGCCTCTCCCAGTGACATTATGGAACTAGGGCAATGTATTTGCCAAACTTTGGAGATGCGGGCCCCGGAGGGCCACAGCCTTAGAGCATTCCTCCCTGCTCTGCTGAGGGTATCTGGTGTCTGTGCTGAAAGTCTACAGGAAGAACACGTCAACATCGTCCACAAGAAACTGACGGACTGGCTGCGCTATGCCACCATCCCACAGGTGGGCACCCCTGCCCCCGGAGGCTTCTTCTCCAGCCAACGAGTGAAACAGCCCAGCCTTATCTCTGAGGTGGACGGATCCATCGCAACAGACTTCTTCACTGTGCTCAACCACAGCCAGAACTACACCGAGGACCAGTGGATGAATATCCAGGGCTTCTCCACCCTGCGCCATTGGCTCCTCCATTATGGGACATATGGTAATGCTGGTTCTGAAGACAAATCTGAGGTGGAAGGTTCTGTGGTCTCCATGGTCTCTGCCTCTTCAACTTCAAGCCGCCTCCTGCCGCCGAGAGAACGCCTGAGGGAAAAGGCCTTTGAATACTGCCTGAGACTCATTGAGCAGTGCAACCGAAAGCCCCTGAAGAAGTCCGACGCAGACCTACAGAAGGCATGCCTGGTGGAAGCAGTGTCCCTGATAGATGTTCTGTGTAAGCAGGATGTGTCCTTCCTGTATCGCACCTTGCCGCTCATGAAGATCCTGCATGCCAGGGTTTGTTCTGACCCATCTTTGGCCCTTGTGCTTCTTCCAGTGGCTCAATTTTATCTCAACCACAGTGAAGCTGCTGCTGTGGAATCGGAGGCGGTGTACAGACATCTCTTCACCAAAGTGCCCTCTGACATGTTTCATCAACCTCTGTTTGCATTTCAGTTTGTCAGGTTTTGCAGGACCAATGGCTCCTTTCTGGTGGAGAATGTGGAGGCTTTCAGAGGGAGCTTTCCCAGCATAATGAAGCTTCTGGCATGGAATGCTCCATCACTGATATCAGAATTTGTCGCTCTTCTTCCTATACTCATTAGTCCAGAGTCTGCTATTGAGATGCTTCATACTTTGCTGGACCTCCCATGCCTTACAGCAGCAATGGAAGTCCATCTTATTGTGTCCTCAATGGAGAAGCACGGCCTAGACCCTTCTGTGTTGCCACCATCATCTACGGAGGCCTATCGCCATCCGATTTACAGCACGTTGTTCCAGTATCTGTTACGTAATGAGGCCTGGAATGGGCTTCCTCCAGAAGGATTCATTAAACTTCGCCAGATCCTTGCAGACAGGAACAGTTCTCCCCGTGTCCTTCAATGTTCTCAGATTGTTCCATGCCTCCTTCAGCTCTATGTCAATGTCATCTCAAAGTTTGCTGAAGGTCCTCTTGTGAATAAAGTTATCTTAACGTTCCTTGAGCGCAGTGGTCTCTTATATGAATCCCTTTCATTCCAGACTGAGGTGCAGGGCATTCTAAGTGCTCAGCTACCTAATCTGTGCCACCAATACCCCTCTGTTGTTGTAGAACTTTCTAGAGAGTTGCTACACTTTGTAAGTACGATTGGTAACATCCAGAACAAGGAACCATTATTTGCACATGTGGTCTGGGCTTTGGGAGAATATCTGGCCGTGTCCTATGACAAGAGATGTACCGTAGAACAAATCAATAGGGTCTTTGAGGTTCTGGAAGCACTACTGTTTGAGATCACCCAGCTTCGTGGTTCTTCCAGTACGCCAATCTCCTCACCTCGTGTTATTACAACTCTTATGACTACACTTGCCAAACTGGCGTCGCGTAGCCAGGATCTCATTCCAAGGGTTTCGTTATACTTATCCAAGATGAGGTCATGTGTACAGAGCTCAGCCATGATCTCTGCATACGGGGAGGAGGACAGTGAACAGATTCTTATACGAGCCACAGAACTTCTAAACCTGTTGAAGGTGCCTAGTGTGGCACAGTTTGTTCTGACTCCtcctcctgaggtttccaagccaaATTTTCACCGTGATCCATCTTCCTCTCTGCCACTTGCTATTCGTACCTCAAGTTatttgctgctgagagagaagacACTGCCTGGATGA